One window of the Microvirga mediterraneensis genome contains the following:
- a CDS encoding SemiSWEET family sugar transporter: MPDWLPTFLATIAGILSTSSFVPQVVKAWRERDTKAISKHMYMVTVTAFVLWSAYGFLIGSWPMMVFNLLSLGLSATILVFKIRDDRRKSRGARSSREPGLARPG, encoded by the coding sequence ATGCCGGATTGGCTGCCGACATTCCTGGCGACGATTGCGGGCATCCTCTCGACATCGAGCTTCGTCCCGCAGGTGGTCAAGGCGTGGCGCGAGCGGGATACGAAGGCGATCTCGAAGCACATGTACATGGTCACGGTCACCGCGTTCGTCCTCTGGTCGGCCTACGGATTCCTGATCGGCAGCTGGCCCATGATGGTCTTCAACCTGCTGAGCTTAGGGTTGAGCGCCACCATCCTGGTCTTCAAGATCCGCGACGACAGGCGCAAATCCCGAGGAGCGCGGTCTTCCAGGGAACCCGGACTGGCGCGGCCCGGTTGA